tagtcgaAGATATATGTTGCACATACAAAGTTAACAATATATGttggaatttttatttagcaactacatatatatatatatatatatatatagttgtttGATATATTATAGGGACGTGTATATATAGTCGAAGACATATATTGCACTTACAAAGTTAACATTATCAACATTATATATTGGAGTTACATAAACAGAAACCATTTATACAGAACCTTTACCATTATATTTCCTTTTGTAAAGACATGTTGATATTTTTGCGGactttatatgtatattgtgTTGCATACGCATCCACTACTAACATCAATCTATGTCAATTTGATCATTTCGAAAAGGCTTCATCAAGTTTCCTCTTCACTTtctttattatgattttttttagagattattattttcttttggttgaTATATTTGCTCAcatattttcattaaattcatcttttcacacatttatatgagaatttttttattttattttgattaatatatttgctcatatattttaattcaattctATTCTTTTCACATATGTCTCATAActcaattttctttaatgaGTTGTTATTcgtgtaaatatttataaaatttttctctacaaaaattattaagaGATTATTTGTAGGTTCCATGTGCAATGCACTGGTATTCAACTAGCATTTTATTGTAATGACATAAAtaagttttctcttcttctcaatttatagaaaaaaaaaaagaatcgaaCCCACGCTATGGACGgtgtttatataattttttttttcacagaAAGCTATTTTAAACATATCTATATGGACATTTTTTATGGTTTAAAAGTGTGAGTAGTCCGTTATTTGATACGTGAAAACATATCTTTTCAATggaataattaaattaattaaaaaatacgaATAAAAAATCGGGTGAAAGGAGGAGGATTGAGATGATGGCGTAGgaaaggggagagagaaaaaactgtgagagtagTTGTGAGTTGATAgttaattaaagttaatacatatatatatatatatagatatatattttataagttAGTTAGATCATATCCTAATAAGTTGACCACCAGAAATATAGcctaaataaaattattgtacTATTTGTAGAGATTTGATATTTATGAAGAAGTGATATTGATTCTTACTCGATGCTGCACAAATATTACGGTGGTATTTAATTTCAATCACATTAGGCcgatttttattgaaaatgagATCAAATCATCGAACCAAAATTCTGTCTAAATAATGAATGTGGCGATTGTACAACCATATGACAAAattcgataaaaaaaatacgtAAGTAAGTTACGATTTTTAATTTCGTATGTGTTGTATCAACTTGGCTAGAAATGGGCTATGGCGATGATCCAAGCATACGACATGATCGACGATTGGGTCTTGCTCAAGCCCAAAAGTTCTTGATCCTAATACGTTCGGACATATGACCGATTTAAACATGACACTCTATGAAATACTGACCCTACCAAAGAGTAACGAGAGGAATATAAAACTAATTACATGACATTTAAAGATTACATCCCATGCAAATCCATCGCTTTCCTCATCGACTGATTCTGAAATTCAATAATTGTAAATTTCCCTCGATACTTTCAACAGAATGACAAAAAGGTACAGCATTATATCTCTAAGGAGGCACTAACTTAAACTCCCTTTGGCACGATGGGAAacataaaatggaaaatttaacTACCAATTGTATTTTGGTTTAGCTACACCTCCGTTGATTCGACCCGCGATACATACAAAATCTATTATCAGCTGTCCGATATGAATATGATCTGATCAAAACCTGGAGCAAAGAAAGCCTGTTGTAAAACTTTATCATAGGAATGTGCAGGTCCTTTTCTTGGGTTTCCTCTTCTTCGGTTTGGGGGGCCTCAGAGCAACCTTTATTGCTGCGTCAAACACTGCCTTCACGTTCTGTTGAACAGAAACAAGAAATTTTCTGCTCATTGAATCGATCACATTTCAGAAACATTTTCATGGAAATACCGTGTGCGTGTTCAGAAATGTTAAATTAGCACTATATAGTTAAAGATGTCAATCTAAGAAGTAAGCCGGGATAGGGACCTGTTGAGTCTTAGAGCTGCATTCTATGTAAGTGACAGCACCAATCATCTTCTTCAGCTCCTCACCCTGCAGAATAGATTCTCCTTCAGAATTAAACAAGATGAAGGAAACTAAATAAGGATCTAGATTCTCTAAAAAGAGGCACTTGCCTGAGAAGTTGTTATCGGGTTTATTCCAGGATGATCTACCAGAAACTGCTTATCTTCCCTCAGATCTGAGAATTTGACGACTAACTTATGAAATTGAGTTActgtgaattaattaaaatggGGTAAAATACACTCTCATTGCTTAAGATTTTACTCGATGACACTCAACGCTATTCTTGAAAAAAGTTGACACTCCACCCTAATGACCATCTTGACTCAATAAGAAACTTGTTTCTGGTCTCAACTTTTGAatacttttcaatttcatcctaatttttgttgtttgaCCTTATTCTTGATATTACATGGTTTTTCCACCTTAATTTATTGTTTAAATTACAATTTGATCCATCGATTtttacaatattttttaacaataatatcattttcgaaaattttaaaaagcaaCACCAACAATAATTGATACTTTCTATGATATCTTAAACTGCTACTTTTGATATATGGATCTGGAGAGATGCCTATAACCATGCAATATTTTTGTGAGTGGAATATTTTTGTAATAAAGAAAGCTACAATAGATGTAAAGAGTGTCCAAAGTCGACGATAAAACTATTCATAGAGACCCTTAATGGTCTAGATGGGAGGGTATTCAACCGGTGAATACTGTACCCCTTCGCACTCCCCTTCTAAGTGATCATTGCCATCTATCCATCCCCTCCTTTGCTCCTTGTTGTcgttcatttttttatttattaattttaaatattatattattattctgAAAAAAATTCCATATTGGCAAATTATATAGAAAACTTGTGGTTCCAAGAAGCTCCCATCACCTCATGAAAGTTGTATGCAATACTTTGGCAATAATAACCCCGGAAGGGTTTAATATTTTAGAGACCATACTTTTGGATATCGATGTTAATGGAGTGGCCTCCCAAAACTATACCCCAAATAATTAAAGGGCTTAATAGTTATCATAGACCTCATTAAAATATCTGAAgttgttttcatattttaaattttctttaattttaaatttatttttcatttgggAATAATTTTCATGCCAACAGatttaatgaaaaatcaaataggATAATCAAAGAACAGGACATATTGAAGAGAATATTGAGCAAAAGAATGAAAtaggataaaattgaaaaaaagattaaagaaTGGGGacgaaaagaatttttttacattaattCAATATAGCCAATGGGGTGGAGAGTCAATTTCATGacaagaatgaagtggagtgTCATTCTTCTATCGAAAATTGGGTAGAGTGTCATTTAGCAGTGGAAGGTAATGTAGTTTACCCATTAAAATAAGTATACCATTATGAACAAGAACTTTTTACCGAGTTTTGTTCCTACGAGCACGATTGGAACGTTAGGAGCATAGTGTCTCAGCTCAGGAATCCACTGCAAAGATAGTAGTTTCATCAAGCAATCAGTAATGATTCTCCAGAAGTTATCAAGATGCTCTCTTTCGACAAGCTTGTTGAGCGACTCGAGTAATTACATTGATCTATTCCTCTGTTTATGGGCAGACTAAAATCGAGAAACATTATCTGTACCCTAAATTTTGAAGTCAAATCATACTCTCAAGCCATCAAATATTAAGCGACGAGCTAGATATTCATATCTTTTTCATAGCGTACCGTAACGACATCACTAACCGCTGAAAAAGTCGAACCTTTTTAGAGATGTTCTCGTAGCTCGCTTTGCTGATAAGAGAAAAGGCCAACAGGAACACGTCAGCTCCCCGGTAACTCAGGGGCCTCAACCTGTTGTAGTCTTCTTGTCCTGCAAAATTCGAAAACATGACAATCACATTAATGTCTATGGTTCCGACTAAACTCAAAGCTTCAATGTCGTTAGTTACTGTCCGCCAACAACCATATTCAGGTTcatcaatattataaattaagtTATACTTGTCTACTTATTTGCAACTAAGTCGTTCTTTCTTAACCACAATTGCCAGATGCATCTGTTAAATTGTTAATATATTACGCCAGTTTGCTTCATGAAACAAGCTTATTATCACTCGGAAAAGCTTCCAAAAGTTTTCCATGTGGTATCAGAAACTGGGTTCAAGCTTCTACAATAGACGTCTTATTCAGTGCCTACACGAATGTCGAATAATACATGTAGGACCATGTACTTATCCGATAGATCTACAGATTCAGATCAAAGAACAGCAATCCTGTGAATCTATCCTGAAGTTTCGATGCAATTTTGCATCTTTCTCATTCTCTGGTTCAGAATATACCTGCAGTATCCCATAACCCGAGATTCACAGTGCTTCCATCCACCACCACGTTAGCGCTGAAGTTGTCAAACACCGTCGGAACATAATCCTTAAACGAAATAATGAAGAACTAGTAAAGACAACAAAAGAGACAAAGGAAAATCAGAGCAGTCAATCGCACCGAGCCATTCATACCGTGGGAAAGGTATTGCTCGTATAGGAAATGAGCATGCAGGTCTTTCCAACCGCTCCGTCTCCGACTGTCACACATTTGATGAACCTTGCAGTACTCATTCTATTCCCTTCTGtcttgctcttcttcttccttttagACGGTTCTGCTTCTAATCTTCAATATACTCTGTTtttaacataatatatatactcactcacacatatatattatttataaatatatatgatcaacATATTAATCACTTTGTTGGGGATGGAGTATGAGAAGGGGCTGAACAGCAGCCTATAGCAAGCCTACTCACCAACCATTTGTTACAACTGATCTAATTTTATATGATTATTTTTGGGGGATTTTTTTGAGGTTTTCCTTTATCTTTCCCATTTTTTCTAACTTCAAGTGCAAGCAGATGGCCATGGAACAGTTGGGGTTGGGTGCTGCTGTTGGTGAAGGATCAATCATGAAAGCTAAAGCAATAAGAAAGACAAGATGAAGATTTTTTGCTTAATGAGCTAATAACTAATGATGGCACCATCGCAGATCTAAACAGATCATCAATCATTTCATCAACCCAATAGTGCGGTTGATGGGTGCCCCAGAAACATATACCGACAACCTTGTGTGGCCGCTCCATGGTTACAGAAGCAGATAGATGCATGGCTAGGCTTAACCTGCTCATCATACATTTTCAGCCTTGCTTTGCCCGACTGGCTAACTTGCTGGACCATCGCACTTGACACGAGCCTTTTGGAAAAGGTTAATGACATATAGGTTGTTGAATCTTGATGATCTAAGGATGATGAAACTCTTACGGTTGCCTTGGCCCACTTGGACCTGGCCAGGTCCAATGTCCTGAGAGAAGATGTCATGCTTCCTCGATGAGGACTAGAATTCTAATTTCACCCCACAGAGGATGTTTGTTTAACTGCTTTGCCTACTTATCTCTCTAGACAGTTGatctcatcactgtcaacatGTGACATCATCATATGCCGAATCACTACCTAACGCCGATAACTTTTGACAACAATATGCTACAAAAGGTGCTGTAAGGTAAGAAATCATCCTACAACCCGTTGGAATATATAGACCAGTTTATCTCAGTAATGGACAGCAGCCTTAACCACATTTCAACTAAAAGGACCTCCAATTCACAAACACGAGCATTGAGCTGAAGGAAATCAAAACATGACAAAGAGCCGTATGTTAAGAACAAGTCCACCAGTCATGTTCCCATGATGGCCCAGCTAACTGCTTTTCGATTGCAATCCACTGAAAACTTGTTCTGCTGAACACTCTCAGAGGTGCTCTAGGAAACTCTTACTTGGCACCATGTTTGGGTAGCTAGTGCCGTTCTCAGGCAGAGAAACTCATCAGTCTATCCAGCTGAGCATTATCTgcgagaaaagaatgaagcgGCTATCATGAAGTAGTTCATGGCAGAGAGAAATATATTGCAAGAACAATACATTCTACGCATGCTTTTTATTAACCTACGAAGGTTAATGTGCTAACTTGTGGATACGCAACTATGAACTAGCCCTCCATGTCACCGTCCATGCCGTGGTGTTGGATTCACTTCCTAGAAGATTTTTAATGACACCAACCACAATTCCTAAGAGATTGATTATCTTTTGTCGGTCTGACTGGTAACGATGCTATGGACAAGGCAACACTAACCACTGATTAGAACAGTGTGAAGAAGGAGAACGTCCAGTTGTTAACAGATTCCCAGATCAATTCAAGCAATAAAGGCCATCTTCTTCAACCGAGTCCACATGTCATTTTCTGAGGGGTGCAAACCCCTTTAAGCCAGTTCAGACTCGAGCAGTTCTCCATtggttctatatatataactatgcCACTCAATTCCCAGACCTCAATGAGGAAGTACACAAACTAAGCTAAACAAGGCCAGTCAATTACCAGACCCAAATCAGTGAGCAAACAATAATACTAAACCAGACGCATTTTCACAGATGAAACTCAAACACATGCATATTCAcctctcaatttttatttggcCGACTTTCCAGATGTGCCCTCGTTGTGATCATCTATTATTATCATATTAAAGCTCGAAAAGCCCGTTCcacccaaaaaggaaaaaataaaaataaaaataaaaaagcttaAAAAGCCCCACCTCTTAGCATCGTTCTTGAGAATTTATCCCAAAAGTAGGACTCTTCACCAGCAAACGGGGGATAGCACACCCTATATTTTAGCAAAGCATAACCGACCTGGTGAAACAATTCTTTCTACTCTAAACTCATACATGTGTAAAGATAAAATTATGTTGCTGCCTCTATATACACCTAGACAATGTTGACAATGATCCATATGAATCATTTGACATTTTACAGCAGCTGCAGAACAGCATCGCCAATCATCTCATGATCAATCTTTTGACGTTTCAGCTGTTAgatgttattataaaattcCCAAACATCCCATCAACTTACAGAAAACAGCAATCACGCATAAGCCAGTTTCCTTTAGCACTTTTCCATAAAACAACATGCCAACAGCATGGACACCTCCAATCCCAGCAATGACAGCATTGTTAACGAAGTCTCTTAGTCTCAAATTTAAAAGCACTAGATACCACAAGAATTGCAGTTTCCTATTTACAGATAGCAATTTATACATTCTAATTACGGCATTAAGTCACTGTAAGACAATTCGAGCTCTACAAAGTGCACCGAGATTCAGTCCAAAAATCATAAAGGCCCCTCCTTTTCGAGAAACAAAACCGATGCACGACTTTGATACAGAAGAAATGCGACCCCACCTGGATCGTGTCTCTGAGCTGCCTCGAGTTCATTCTTTCTCGGGCGGCGGAGGGGACTGAGCTGCGGGCGCAGGGGGATTGTCCTGGAGCGACGGCAGGGGATTTCCGCCCTTGATGATCCAACCGAGGGCGAAGAAGGAGATACCGGCGAGGATGGCGGTGCCCCAGGCTTGAGAGTACCATCGACTGTACTGACGAATCGCGAACTTCCACTGCTCCCGGAGCGTCACCGGGTCCGGAATCCCAGTTTCCGGAGGGTTCGGGTAACTGAACTTGTGGCCCGAGAAGTCGTTGCCCGACTGGCACTTGCCGTTCGAAGGGATATCCAGAGGCAGCTTAGAggacggaggaggaggaggagaagggtGGGGCTCCGACGAGGCGCCGGCTGGAGGCTTTTGGCGGTCAGC
The sequence above is drawn from the Punica granatum isolate Tunisia-2019 chromosome 5, ASM765513v2, whole genome shotgun sequence genome and encodes:
- the LOC116208577 gene encoding rac-like GTP-binding protein RAC13, with the protein product MSTARFIKCVTVGDGAVGKTCMLISYTSNTFPTDYVPTVFDNFSANVVVDGSTVNLGLWDTAGQEDYNRLRPLSYRGADVFLLAFSLISKASYENISKKWIPELRHYAPNVPIVLVGTKLDLREDKQFLVDHPGINPITTSQGEELKKMIGAVTYIECSSKTQQNVKAVFDAAIKVALRPPKPKKRKPKKRTCTFL
- the LOC116208578 gene encoding uncharacterized protein LOC116208578 — protein: MADRQKPPAGASSEPHPSPPPPPSSKLPLDIPSNGKCQSGNDFSGHKFSYPNPPETGIPDPVTLREQWKFAIRQYSRWYSQAWGTAILAGISFFALGWIIKGGNPLPSLQDNPPAPAAQSPPPPEKE